The Juglans regia cultivar Chandler chromosome 2, Walnut 2.0, whole genome shotgun sequence genome includes a window with the following:
- the LOC109011807 gene encoding uncharacterized protein LOC109011807 isoform X3, which yields MARRRLLLLLKPFDLYSMRQSNSHSRATNPQDILTKEIIGRGTKRGGLYYMDDFDFSQANTMLRTDDKERQIWLWHRRLGHPSFSYLKRLFPSLFSNLHESDFRCETCILAKSHCASYPISLKKCETPFTLIHSDVWGPAPILVSSGVRWFVIFVDDCTRMTWLYVMKNKNEVFGIFRSFQNMIKTQFSAKLQILRSDNGSEYDNNELREYFQAHGLHHETTCSQTPQQNGVAERKNRHILEIARALLTAVHAPRRYWADAVGTAVYLLNRMPS from the exons ATGGCGAGGAGGAGACTCTTGTTGCTGTTGAAGCCGTTCGACCTTTACTCAATGCGCCAATCAAACAGTCATTCTCGGGCCACCAACCCCCAG GATATTCTCACCAAAGAGATTATTGGTCGTGGTACTAAAAGAGGAGGCTTGTACTACATGGATGATTTCGACTTCAGCCAGGCAAATACTATGCTTCGAACTGATGACAAAGAACGACAGATTTGGCTGTGGCATCGTCGACTGGGGCATCcatcattttcttatttaaagCGTTTATTTCCaagtttgttttcaaatttacatGAGTCTGATTTTAGGTGTGAAACTTGCATTCTAGCCAAGAGTCATTGTGCATCCTATCccataagtttaaaaaaatgtgagacCCCATTTACGTTAATTCACTCGGATGTTTGGGGTCCGGCTCCCATCTTAGTTTCTTCAGGGGTTAGATGGTTTGTGATCTTTGTAGATGACTGCACACGTATGACTTGGTTGTATGTGATGAAAAATAAGAATGAGGTGTTTGGAATTTTTCGTTCTTTCCAGAATATGATCAAGACACAATTTTCTGCTAAACTTCAAATTCTTCGATCTGATAATGGTAGTGAGTATGACAATAATGAGTTACGAGAATACTTCCAAGCACATGGTCTTCATCATGAAACCACTTGTTCTcaaacaccacaacaaaatggtgttgcggaGAGAAAAAACAGGCATATCCTAGAAATAGCCCGAGCCCTTTTAACAGCAGTACATGCACCCCGACGGTATTGGGCAGATGCAGTTGGCACTGCTGTTTACTTGCTGAATCGAATGCCATCTTGA